The genomic stretch TAAAGAGGGATTTGTTTACACACGGGTTAACACCCAAAGAATGACCCTTGAAGAAGTGCGCAGGATAATCTACGGTAAACCCGAGGAGGTAAAAAGCCAGCTTAATACTTCCTATGCTACCATGCTTAATCTCTACGAAAAATACCAGGAGGATTTATTTAAGATTTACCCCCTCTCCTTACATTACTTTCAGTCGCGCAAAAATGAACAGAAACAGGCGCTTAACCTTCTGGAAGCAAAACTAAGATTACTTAAAGAAGCCAATTATATTCATGACGGTAAGCTTACGGAAAAAGGGAAATTTGCCAAAACAGTTTACGGTTATGAATTGGTTTTGGCGGAATTATACGATCAGAATATACTTGAGCAGTTAGATGAGTTTGGATTAGGAGTTGTGGCGGCAGCAGTAGTTTTTGATCCGCGTAAAAATCAGCGCATGCCCCTGCATATTTCAAAATCGACCCAACACCTTAAAAGAACCTGTGAAGAAGTTTATGACATGATCAAAGCTAAAGAACGCCGTTATAAAATTTATCCCTTCAGTAAACTCCCTTATTTTCACCTGTGTTCCTGTATGGAGGCCTGGCTGCGCGGAACAAGCTTTGATAAAACTCTGCAGATGACGGATTGCGATGAAGGTGAAGTGGTGAGATATTTCCGAATGAGCGTGCAGGTCTTAAGAGAAATTGCCCAAGCCCCGATTGCCTCCTACCTGCTTAAAGATAAGATCAAAGAAACCATCCGCGTTATTAACCGCGATATTGTCGACGCCGAGAAACAGCTGCGCGAAGGCTAAACCTTCTTTGTTTTAAGATAATCCCCGAGGATCTTTTTGTGGTCAAAGGCAAAATCGATATCCTTAATTTCGCTTAATTTAATAATTTTTAAACCCGCGGCATCATCTCCGGCTTTGGGCGTACCTTTGGCTCTGGCAATAAAAACCGTGCCGACAGTATGAAATCTTGGGTCACGCTGGGGATCAGAATAAGTATGAAACTGTTGGACTTCAGTTAAATCCAGGTTAGTCTCTTCTTTGGCCTCCCTGGTTACCGCATCCTCCAGGCTCTCCCCGTAATCCACAAAACCACCGGGCAGCGCCCAGCCAAAAGGCGGGTTACTGCGCTGGATAATGACGATCCCTTCGGATAATTCGATAATTGCATCCACGGTAACATAAGGCCCGCCGGATAATTTGGTGGTCACATATTCCAGATAACCCAAAACTCCTTTATTAAAAACAGTGACTGCCTCCTGATTATTTAAACAAAAAACCACATCTTTTAGCGTTGTCCCCTCTGTTTGGCGTAAATGCCTTAAGAGCTCCTGGGCCATAATCTTGGCCGATGCCAATAACGCGAAACCTCCGGTGCCGCAGCCTAAGGCCGGAAAAATGATCGAACTGATTTTTAATTCCTTGGCTAAATTTAATGCGCTGCGGCAGGCATTACGAATTTTAATTTCATCGGTCTTAAAATCCATCCCCATGGTAGCGGCATGAATCACGTATTTTGCCGGCAATTTTCCGGCGCCGGTTGCAACTGCCTCCCCGATTTCAATGGGGCCATTTTTTACCGCCTCATCCTCGATAACTTGACCGCCTTTTCGCTTAATTACCCCGGCAACTCCGCCTCCCATCAGCAATTTATTATTCGCGGCATTCACAATAGCATCGGCCGGCAATTCAGTAATGTCCCCCATTACCACCTTAATTTCCGTATTTTTAATTTTCACAATAACTCCTTGAGTAATAATTTAATCTCGGCTAATTTTGTGGCTTTGACGGAGCGCGCATTAGAAAATTTTCAGCGCACGTAGACAAAGCCACAAAATTAGAATGGAACAAAAATTATTCACCAATTATCTTAATCAAAACCCGCTTCTTGCGCTGGCCGTCAAACTCACCGTAAAAAATCTGCTCCCATGGCCCAAAATGAAATTTGCCGGCGGTTATTGCCACGACCACCTCCCTGCCCATAATCGTGCGCTTTAAATGCGCGTCGGCGTTGTCTTCCCCGGTAAGATTATGCTGGTATTTATCTAAGCCATACGGCGCCAGCCTTTCAAGCCAGGCGGAAAAATCTTTGTGCAGCCCGCTTTCATCATCATTGATAAAGACGCTGGCAGTAATATGCATCGGGTTAACTAAACACAGCCCTTCTTTGATCTGGCTTCTGGCCAAAGCCTGCTGGACCTGATCCGTGATATTAATAAACTCCTGCCGGTTTTTCGTATTAAAAAATAACTCCTGGGTAAAAACCTTCATGGCAGCCTCCTTCCCGCTATTTTAATGAAAATTATTTCCAAACAGAACATCGGTTAACCCTTTAATAATATTGGTTACCGCCGGCTTAAAACTGTATTTTGGCTCCTTAAGCGTTCCGCTTAATTTAATGGAAGCGAATTTCCCCGCCTGGCCGATAATGGCGGTAGTAATATCCTTGAATGTCCCGCTTACCGGGACCATTTCACTTAAGACCTCCACATCCAAAGCGCCTTCCAGGGAACCGTTAAAACCTATTTTTACCGGCCCGGAAAAATTGACGACATTGCTTTTTAATTTCAGGTTATCCGTATAAACAAATTTATCTTTTACCAGAAAATCCGAAGTACATTCGGAAAACTTAATACTCCCCAGGTCTTTGGCAAACAAAAGCTTGCCTAACCCCTGAAGCAGGTTAAACTCCCAAAGATCACCCTCCAGGATAGAAAAACGGCCGCTTCCCTCGAGTTTATTGATGTCATTTGCATAACCGCTAAGCTTCAGTCCACCAAGCAATGTCCCGGAAATCTTCTTATTTTTGGAGGCGGTATCCGCTTTGAGTTTCTCCAGTTTAATTCCGCTGGCTTTTAACTCTAATTGATAAGGAAGATTAGCAGTATCAAGATTCAGGGCGCCGATGCCCTCGATCAACCCGTCATAAAGAATAATGCTTAAGGCGGGTATCTTTACTATCTTTTGATCCAGTAAAAAATCCAGGGCTAAATTTTGCGCGTTTAAGCCGTAAAGGGAAAACTTACTACTGGCCAATTTTGCCTCTAAGTAGCAGTTTTTGAAGTTACGCGGATTGCCCTTTAAATTAAACTGCGCATCCACTTGTCCCGCCGGATGCATCGAGGTTATCGCCGGATATTGTTTTTCCAGCATCTTGGCTAAGCTGCTCAGTTCAAAATTAATATCCCCGCCTAAATCCACCCGGGGATTGGCGGAATCAGAGTTATCGATATTGCCGCTGATTGAAAACTGCGAATCAAGGTATTTACCCTTAAACTGATTTACTTTTATTTTCCTGTCCGATAAATTAAAATCCGCGGCCAGGGATAAGCCTTCGGAAAAAAGTTTCAGGTTAACGCCGGGAGCCCTAAAATCAGATAATGTTCCGCTGCTCTGATAACTTATCCCTTGATATTTAAAACTCGTATCCGTCCAGTTAAGCCCTTGCCGGCTAAATTCGATGGATGAAGCAATATTCTCCACAGGGTTTTTTTGCTTATCGAATTTTAAATTCGCTTCTTTAATCTTTAAGGCCCCTTCTAGCTCCCAGGCTCCTTTTTTATCCGGATACGCCTTAATGGATAAAGCGGCTTTGCCGCCGGCTGAATTAATCAGGGTAGAATTAAATTTTTCTTTGGCGATCATTGGTAAAAAACTTAAATTTAAATCGGTATCTATATTTAATACCAGAGTATTGAAATCTTTAATACCCAGCTTAATCTCAAAAGGCATGCCCAAGAGTTCAGCTTTGAGGCTATCGGCGGCTAAAGAGCGCTGGTTAAAATCAAATTTTCCGCGCAGGTTCTTTATATCTCCCAAAACCCCTAAACCTGAAATATCGGCCTGCAGGATATCGCAGGCTCCGTCAAAGGTAACCCCTTTAGTCTGCAGGTTATAAACAATTTTACTTTTTAAGCTGGAATTGAACCTGGCTTCTAATTTATCTTTTGCCAAAACCAAATCATTGCCTTTAGCGGTAATATTTGCCTGCAGCAGCGGATCTTTAAAATTAATCTGCGCCTGCAAATCCACTGACCCGGAAACCAGATCGCCTAAATTACTGTAATAAGCTTGAAATTCTTTAGGAGACAGGTTTTTAATTGTAATGTTGGCGGCTAAACTGCGGTCCAGGATTTTATATTCGCCGCTGGCATTGATGAAAACAGACGGGTTATTGGCAATTTCACCTTTAAAATTAAACTTCAGGCTTACCGGCAGGCCCAGTTGAAGATTAAATTGGATGTTCTTGACCTCCTTCTTGAAGCCGGCTGACAGTGTATCATCCTGAAAAACGACATCTCCGGAAGATACGCTGATTTTAAAAACAGAAATGCTGAAATCCGATTTTTTCGCGGAAGGAGGGGCAGGTTTAAATAAATCCTCTAAATTAAAACTCCCATCCTGCCTGCGCTCTAAAAAGATATACGGGCTTTTAAGGTTTATGCCGGGAATAATAATCTGTTTCTTAAAAATAGGCCAGATAAAAATACTGCAGTTTGCCTGGCGGGCGCTTAAAATTACATTCTGGCTGTCGGAAATAACCAGGTCACTTAAGACCAGACCTTTGAATACGCTAAACTCCGCGGATTTTAAGCTGACATTTGCGCCGGTCTGTTTTTCCAGCGCGGAAATGATGAGGGCTTTTATTTTTACGGGGAAAATTACTTTATTCAGGTAGATTATGCCGGCGGTAAAGGCCAAAAACAAAATCAGCGCGATGATGATGAATTTCTTCATTTTCCCTTCTTGATAATTTTAGCGGCTAACTCCAGGGCTTCTTTTTTATCCTTGATCTTACCGATAGCCTGGGCCTCCTCCAACACCTCAAGGATTGTGCCGATCAAAGGAGATGCCGGTAATTTAAATTTACCCATAATATCGTTGCCGTTAAGCAGGCGGACCGCTTTCTTTTCTTTTTTCTTCTTCAATAATTTACGGATCAAGGATTTAACGATTTTCTCATGGCGGATACGCGAAAGCGCTGTGGTCAGCGGGCCTTTGGTGGCGCGCTGATCAGCCAGGGATAATAAAAGCACGGCTAAGGCATCGGTTCCCGTATCGCGAAAATAACGGAAGATTGCCCGCTGGCTGGGATGCGGATTATCCGCCAGATACCCGGGCCGTAAATGCCAAAGCACAATCCGCTCTAAAGAGCGGCCTTCCTCATTGGATAATTTTAACCTGCGGGAGATTAGGCGGGTTAAACCTAAGCCCACTCTTTCATGGCCGTGAAAAATAATCCTGCCTTTTTCCCGGCGCAAGGCTGCCGGCTTACCCACATCATGCAAAATACAGGCTAACTTTAACAAACTTGATCTTTTGCGCAAACCGGAAATTTCCTCCTCAAGATAATTATTTATATCGGAATTTTGTTTAACTGTTTTTAAAATCAATTCGAACTGATTTAATGTTTCCAAAGTATGCTGCCAGACATCCAGGTGATGATACGGCCCCTGGCCGATCCCGCGCATCGGCTTTATTTCAGGAAAAATAATCTCTAAAATCTTGAGCTTATCCAGGATCACCAAAGAAGCATGGGCTGTCAAGCTGTCAAAAACCTTAAATAACTCTTCGCGCACCCGTTCACTGGATACCAGGCTAATCTTGTTTTTTTCTTTTTTGGCCAGGCGTAAAGTTTCTTTATCCAGGCTAAAATCCAGCATACAGCTAAAACTAAAGGCGCGAAGAATTCTGAGCGGATCCTCAGTAAAAGAATTCTTGCCGGTGACCTTGATTACTTTTCGCCCAAGATCATCCCTTCCGGAATAAGGGTCAATAATTGCGGCGCTTAAATCTTTGCCTGAAAAAACATTGCCCAGCTCTAAAGCCATGGCATTGATCGTAAAATCCCGGTGCAGGAGGTCCTTTTCTAAAACCGGAGCGCGGAAATCTGTAAAATCAAAGGTGTAGAGTTTATTTTCTATCCTTTTTACCAGCCGGCAAGCCGCGTGCTCCTCATCTAAAACTACAAAGGCGGCTTTTAGCTCTTGGGCCAGCTTGCGGCCAAAATTCAGGGCGCCGGTTCTTAAGCAGAAATCAAAATCCGGGTTTTCTTTTTTCCGCTTTAAAATTAAATCGCGCAAAGCTCCGCCGACCAGATATAATTTTACTTTCTTGGCTTTGGCAAAATTATAAACCGGCCTTAAAATATTTTCATCTTTTTCGCTGAACTTGAGCACCTTATGTTTTGATCTAGCGAAATACTTGTGGGTGTAACGAACAAGTATTGAGTGAGTTAAGCATACAAATTTAAATTACTGCTTATCCTTATTGAACGCCTCATACTGCTGAACAATCGAATCTTCCACAAAGATCGGAGCGTGGAACCGGACTGCCAGAGCGATGCTGTCGCTTGGCCGGGCATCGATACTCTTTGATTCCCCGGAGGAAGTCTTAACGATAATCTTGGCATGAAAGGTATTTTCCTCCAGGCTATCGATGATCACCTTCTCCACGGTTGCCCCAAGGTCATTAAGCATCGTAAAGATTAAATCGTGGGTTAAAGGCCGCGGAGGATTAAAACCGCTGATCTTTAATTTTATAGCCGAGGCTTCATTCAAGCCGATGACAATCGGCAGGACCCTGGAGCCCCCTTTTTCTTTTAAGGCAATCAGCTGATCATGCCTTTTTTCATCGATAACAATTTTATTCAACTCCATCTCAATCATTTTAGGTCCTTTTTTTCTTCTTATCCTTGTCTAGAATGTCTTTTAATTCCACCATAAACTGGCCAACATCTTTAAACTGCCGGTACACTGAGGCAAAACGCACATAAGCAACATCATCGATGAATTTAAGCCTCTCCATTACCAATTCTCCAATCTTACTTGCCGCGACTTCCCGGTCGTTTTTCTTCTGGATTAGGCGCTCAACCTGGGTAACCACATCCTCCATCTTCTCCACGCTCACCGGCCTTTTCTCGCAGGCCCGGATTATCCCGGCCAAGATCTTTTTACGGTCGAATGCCTGCCGGCTGCCGTCCTTCTTAATCACCAACAAGGAATTTTCTTCGACATATTCATAGGTGGTAAACCGCTTGCCGCACTTCAGGCATTCCCTTCTGCGCCTGACTGCCGACTCCTCGGCTGTAGCCCGGGAATCAACAACTTTATCTTCTTTAAATCCGCAAAACGGGCATCTCATATTTTTCTTATCTTGATTTTTGCCTGCCTTAATAAATCCATCGACATCTTATCCGGATAACCGTGGGTAATGACAATCTCTTTTATCCCGGCGTTAATCAGCATCTTTGCGCAGATAACGCAGGGTTGGGTCGTAGAATACAAGGTGGCGCCTTTAACGCTTATTCCGTGTAAGGAAGACTGAATGAGAGCATTCTGCTCCGCGTGCAGGGCGCGGCATAATTCATGGCGCTCTCCAGATGGAATCTTTAATTTCTGGCGGATGCAGCCTATTTCGATGCAGTGTTTCAGGCCGCTGGGTGCCCCGTTATAACCGGTAGCCAGGATTCTTTTATCCCTGACCAAAACAGCCCCCACGCTGCGGCGTAAACAGGTGGACCTTTTGGAAACCAACTTGGCCATCTCTAAAAAATATTCATCCCAGCTTGGCCGCTTATGCGTAATTATTTTCTTTTTCATTTTATTTTAACAGCTCCGGGTATAATGGGAATTTCTTGGTTAAAGCAATTGTCTCTTTTTTGATCCGGGCTAATTTTTGCGGATCTGCCTGACTTTCCAGCGCCTCATTGATTAAGCTGGCGATTTTCTGCATCTCTGCCTCTTTCATCTTGCGTGTGCTCACCGCGGCAGTCCCTAAACGGATACCGCTGGTTACTGTCGGACTTTTTTCATCAAAGGGAATCAGGTTTTTATTCACTGTAATATTAACTTCCCCCAGAATTCTTGAGGCATCCGCTCCGGTGGTATTCTTGGCATTTAAATCCACCAGCATTAAATGGGTGTCCGTGCCGCCGGAAACAATCCGGAAACCTTTTTTCTCCAAAGAATCCGCCAACTCCGCGGCGTTTTTAACCAGCTGAACCTGATACTGCTTAAATTCCGGGGTCAGGGCTTCGGCAAATGCCACAGCTTTGGCCGCGACTACGTGCATCAGGGGCCCGCCCTGAATTCCGGGAAAAATCTGGCTGTCAATTTTTTTGGCAAATTCTTTTTTACACAAAATAAAACCGCCGCGGGGCCCGCGTAAAGTTTTGTGCGTGGTAGAAGTAACAAACTCCGCGTAAGGCACAGGCGACGGATGAAGCCCCGCCGCAATTAAGCCGGCGATATGGGCCATATCCACAAATAAATACGCTCCGACGCTGTCGGCGATCTGGCGGAACCTTTTAAAATCGATTGTCCTGGGGTAGGCTGAGGCCCCTGCTAAAATCATTTTTGGCTTATGAATTTTAGCCAACTCCTGAATTACATCATAATCTAAGCTTTCGGTTTTGCGGTCGACCCCATAGCCAACCATCTTAAAAAATCTTCCGGAAAAATTATGCGGATGCCCGTGGGTAAGATGGCCTCCGGCGGCTAAATCCATGGCTAAGACGGTATCTCCCGGATTAATCGCCGCAAAATATACCGCCATATTTGCCTGCGAGCCGGAATGCGCCTGGACATTGGCGTGCTCTGCGCCAAAGATTGTTTTGGCCCGCTCAATCGCCAGGGTCTCGACAATATCCACGTATTCGCATCCTCCATACCAGCGCCGGCCGGGATAGCCTTCGGCATATTTATTGGTCAACACCGAGCCCTGCGCCTCTAAAACCGCCAGCGAGGTAAAATTCTCCGAGGCAATCATCTCTAAGTTATCATTCTGGCGCCTTACTTCATTTTGAATCGCGGCAAAAACTTCCGGATCAGTCTGCTTTAAATGTTTCACTTTGTACACTCCTTGCCCACACGGGCACACCCGCGCAATTCCTTATAAGCGCGGGGTGTTATTTTTTTATCAATACGGTTGATTAGTTTCACCCTCTTTAAATGCCTTCCCCCCAAAAACTTGGTATTTAGCCATACTGCGATAATTCTTTTGGCCAAATCCGCTTTTACAAAAGCTGAACCTAAAACCAAAACATTGCTGTCGTTATGCTCCCGGC from Candidatus Omnitrophota bacterium encodes the following:
- a CDS encoding NUDIX hydrolase, encoding MTTKLSGGPYVTVDAIIELSEGIVIIQRSNPPFGWALPGGFVDYGESLEDAVTREAKEETNLDLTEVQQFHTYSDPQRDPRFHTVGTVFIARAKGTPKAGDDAAGLKIIKLSEIKDIDFAFDHKKILGDYLKTKKV
- a CDS encoding secondary thiamine-phosphate synthase enzyme YjbQ — translated: MKVFTQELFFNTKNRQEFINITDQVQQALARSQIKEGLCLVNPMHITASVFINDDESGLHKDFSAWLERLAPYGLDKYQHNLTGEDNADAHLKRTIMGREVVVAITAGKFHFGPWEQIFYGEFDGQRKKRVLIKIIGE
- a CDS encoding AsmA family protein → MKKFIIIALILFLAFTAGIIYLNKVIFPVKIKALIISALEKQTGANVSLKSAEFSVFKGLVLSDLVISDSQNVILSARQANCSIFIWPIFKKQIIIPGINLKSPYIFLERRQDGSFNLEDLFKPAPPSAKKSDFSISVFKISVSSGDVVFQDDTLSAGFKKEVKNIQFNLQLGLPVSLKFNFKGEIANNPSVFINASGEYKILDRSLAANITIKNLSPKEFQAYYSNLGDLVSGSVDLQAQINFKDPLLQANITAKGNDLVLAKDKLEARFNSSLKSKIVYNLQTKGVTFDGACDILQADISGLGVLGDIKNLRGKFDFNQRSLAADSLKAELLGMPFEIKLGIKDFNTLVLNIDTDLNLSFLPMIAKEKFNSTLINSAGGKAALSIKAYPDKKGAWELEGALKIKEANLKFDKQKNPVENIASSIEFSRQGLNWTDTSFKYQGISYQSSGTLSDFRAPGVNLKLFSEGLSLAADFNLSDRKIKVNQFKGKYLDSQFSISGNIDNSDSANPRVDLGGDINFELSSLAKMLEKQYPAITSMHPAGQVDAQFNLKGNPRNFKNCYLEAKLASSKFSLYGLNAQNLALDFLLDQKIVKIPALSIILYDGLIEGIGALNLDTANLPYQLELKASGIKLEKLKADTASKNKKISGTLLGGLKLSGYANDINKLEGSGRFSILEGDLWEFNLLQGLGKLLFAKDLGSIKFSECTSDFLVKDKFVYTDNLKLKSNVVNFSGPVKIGFNGSLEGALDVEVLSEMVPVSGTFKDITTAIIGQAGKFASIKLSGTLKEPKYSFKPAVTNIIKGLTDVLFGNNFH
- a CDS encoding HD domain-containing protein, whose amino-acid sequence is MLKFSEKDENILRPVYNFAKAKKVKLYLVGGALRDLILKRKKENPDFDFCLRTGALNFGRKLAQELKAAFVVLDEEHAACRLVKRIENKLYTFDFTDFRAPVLEKDLLHRDFTINAMALELGNVFSGKDLSAAIIDPYSGRDDLGRKVIKVTGKNSFTEDPLRILRAFSFSCMLDFSLDKETLRLAKKEKNKISLVSSERVREELFKVFDSLTAHASLVILDKLKILEIIFPEIKPMRGIGQGPYHHLDVWQHTLETLNQFELILKTVKQNSDINNYLEEEISGLRKRSSLLKLACILHDVGKPAALRREKGRIIFHGHERVGLGLTRLISRRLKLSNEEGRSLERIVLWHLRPGYLADNPHPSQRAIFRYFRDTGTDALAVLLLSLADQRATKGPLTTALSRIRHEKIVKSLIRKLLKKKKEKKAVRLLNGNDIMGKFKLPASPLIGTILEVLEEAQAIGKIKDKKEALELAAKIIKKGK
- a CDS encoding bifunctional nuclease family protein, translating into MIEMELNKIVIDEKRHDQLIALKEKGGSRVLPIVIGLNEASAIKLKISGFNPPRPLTHDLIFTMLNDLGATVEKVIIDSLEENTFHAKIIVKTSSGESKSIDARPSDSIALAVRFHAPIFVEDSIVQQYEAFNKDKQ
- the nrdR gene encoding transcriptional regulator NrdR, translating into MRCPFCGFKEDKVVDSRATAEESAVRRRRECLKCGKRFTTYEYVEENSLLVIKKDGSRQAFDRKKILAGIIRACEKRPVSVEKMEDVVTQVERLIQKKNDREVAASKIGELVMERLKFIDDVAYVRFASVYRQFKDVGQFMVELKDILDKDKKKKRT
- a CDS encoding cytidine/deoxycytidylate deaminase family protein, whose translation is MKKKIITHKRPSWDEYFLEMAKLVSKRSTCLRRSVGAVLVRDKRILATGYNGAPSGLKHCIEIGCIRQKLKIPSGERHELCRALHAEQNALIQSSLHGISVKGATLYSTTQPCVICAKMLINAGIKEIVITHGYPDKMSMDLLRQAKIKIRKI
- a CDS encoding serine hydroxymethyltransferase; translated protein: MKHLKQTDPEVFAAIQNEVRRQNDNLEMIASENFTSLAVLEAQGSVLTNKYAEGYPGRRWYGGCEYVDIVETLAIERAKTIFGAEHANVQAHSGSQANMAVYFAAINPGDTVLAMDLAAGGHLTHGHPHNFSGRFFKMVGYGVDRKTESLDYDVIQELAKIHKPKMILAGASAYPRTIDFKRFRQIADSVGAYLFVDMAHIAGLIAAGLHPSPVPYAEFVTSTTHKTLRGPRGGFILCKKEFAKKIDSQIFPGIQGGPLMHVVAAKAVAFAEALTPEFKQYQVQLVKNAAELADSLEKKGFRIVSGGTDTHLMLVDLNAKNTTGADASRILGEVNITVNKNLIPFDEKSPTVTSGIRLGTAAVSTRKMKEAEMQKIASLINEALESQADPQKLARIKKETIALTKKFPLYPELLK